The following proteins are co-located in the Pyxidicoccus trucidator genome:
- the tmk gene encoding dTMP kinase has translation MFIDFEGIDGSGKTTLSNLLAARLKRLGYRVAHAREGGELQAPAARRVRELTRDSRLLEMSPRTEFFLNLARDAQQLDEVVAPALRRGEVCITDRYLYSQLALSGGGRGLPMSELLPACELASQGLWPDLVVLVDVDPDLARWRKRLGKLQSARVSDGDSRKGLAGAGLAVRVRESFLEMARKDPQRWLILENNDVPLRVLEQRLVDAVVARLEGREVPVQRIVPAPAALPSGATTVENAEERFFQALDSVEVREPALAAWMVGGLPGPSAHQRRLAYMERFPALTARGLGGLDDDAAWTLRDVLAPVAPAEVATSLGGLTGPRAMMLRERLYAQAPVEVLAGLKGDSSPQAWALRERGMRDGRLADVLSGLAGVDGDESWVVREAGMQRKLYADVARSLGGLTTGRADALREVLLAHDRLAVLRSTTGVSTPVARGLREALAGKALKLVLRSLTGLTTEEAWALREKGAPLTKEALDSVDGLDDSRAWQLRVAHLGRWPSTVVSSLKGLPLGPHARTLIDRVLEENPGRLPVLRNAYAVIATARYAVTHTRAPRPEAEVSPQLALQG, from the coding sequence GTGTTCATCGACTTCGAGGGGATTGACGGCAGTGGCAAGACAACGCTCTCCAACCTGCTGGCCGCGCGGCTCAAGCGGCTCGGCTACCGGGTGGCGCATGCGCGAGAGGGGGGCGAGCTGCAGGCGCCCGCGGCGCGGCGCGTCCGGGAGCTGACGCGTGACTCACGGCTGCTGGAGATGTCTCCACGCACCGAGTTCTTCCTCAACCTGGCGCGTGACGCGCAGCAGTTGGACGAAGTGGTGGCTCCCGCGCTGCGGCGGGGCGAGGTGTGCATCACCGACCGCTACCTGTACTCGCAGCTGGCGCTGAGCGGCGGCGGGCGCGGGCTGCCCATGTCGGAGCTGCTGCCGGCGTGCGAGCTGGCCTCGCAGGGGCTGTGGCCGGACCTGGTGGTCCTGGTGGACGTGGACCCGGACCTGGCGCGCTGGCGCAAGCGCCTGGGCAAGCTGCAGAGCGCCCGGGTCAGCGACGGCGACAGCCGCAAGGGGCTGGCCGGAGCGGGGCTGGCGGTGCGGGTGCGGGAGTCCTTCCTGGAGATGGCGCGCAAGGATCCGCAGCGCTGGCTCATCCTGGAGAACAACGACGTGCCGCTGCGCGTGCTGGAGCAGCGGCTGGTGGACGCGGTGGTGGCGCGGCTGGAGGGGCGTGAGGTGCCGGTGCAGCGCATCGTCCCCGCGCCGGCCGCCCTGCCCTCCGGAGCGACGACGGTGGAGAACGCGGAGGAGCGCTTCTTCCAGGCGCTCGACTCGGTGGAGGTGCGCGAGCCCGCGCTGGCGGCGTGGATGGTGGGCGGCCTGCCCGGGCCTTCCGCGCACCAGCGGCGCCTGGCGTACATGGAGCGCTTCCCGGCCCTCACCGCGCGCGGCCTGGGCGGGCTGGACGACGACGCGGCGTGGACGCTGCGCGACGTGCTGGCGCCGGTGGCGCCCGCGGAGGTGGCCACCAGCCTGGGCGGCCTGACGGGCCCGCGGGCGATGATGCTGCGCGAGCGCCTGTACGCGCAGGCCCCGGTGGAGGTGCTGGCGGGCCTCAAGGGTGACAGCTCGCCCCAGGCGTGGGCGCTGCGCGAGCGCGGCATGCGGGATGGCCGGCTGGCGGACGTGCTGTCCGGGCTGGCCGGCGTGGACGGTGACGAGTCCTGGGTTGTGCGCGAGGCGGGCATGCAGCGCAAGCTGTACGCGGACGTGGCGCGCAGCCTGGGCGGGCTCACCACGGGGCGCGCGGACGCGCTGCGCGAGGTGCTGCTCGCGCATGACCGGCTGGCGGTGCTGCGCAGCACCACCGGGGTGTCCACTCCGGTGGCCCGAGGCCTGCGCGAGGCGCTGGCGGGCAAGGCGCTGAAGCTGGTGCTGCGCTCGCTCACCGGCCTCACCACCGAGGAGGCCTGGGCGCTGCGCGAGAAGGGCGCGCCGCTGACGAAGGAGGCGCTGGACTCGGTGGACGGGCTGGATGACTCGCGTGCATGGCAGCTGCGCGTGGCGCACCTGGGCCGCTGGCCGTCCACCGTGGTGTCGTCGCTGAAGGGACTGCCGCTGGGGCCACACGCCCGGACGCTCATCGACCGCGTGCTCGAGGAGAACCCGGGCCGGCTGCCGGTGCTGCGCAACGCGTACGCCGTCATCGCCACGGCGCGGTACGCCGTCACGCACACCCGCGCGCCCCGCCCGGAGGCGGAGGTCTCCCCGCAGCTGGCGCTCCAGGGATAG
- a CDS encoding DUF4956 domain-containing protein, whose amino-acid sequence MDPFSTILQSAKSELGSVPVAAMLPRMLAAALIGAVLSLRPWRLLMKRSLPKAEMIQTQVLLCAAAAVITAVIGDSVAKAFGLVGLGGFVRFRSGLKDPRDAAILFLMIGLGMACGHGALGLAGMGTLFVAALLWVLDLFNREEKSAPKQRMLVSAQADDLVGAEATLRQALRERNVLVKSCALDFDGRRVELEVEEPEPGSLAAALGRTEGAPLRGLRWTAVSPKGAREDMV is encoded by the coding sequence ATGGACCCCTTCTCGACGATTCTCCAAAGCGCGAAGTCGGAGCTGGGCTCGGTGCCCGTCGCCGCCATGCTTCCCCGGATGCTGGCGGCGGCCCTCATCGGCGCGGTGCTGTCGCTGCGGCCCTGGCGGCTGCTGATGAAGCGCTCGCTGCCGAAGGCCGAGATGATTCAGACGCAGGTGCTGCTGTGCGCCGCGGCGGCGGTCATCACCGCCGTCATCGGCGACAGCGTGGCCAAGGCCTTCGGCCTCGTGGGCCTGGGCGGCTTCGTGCGCTTCCGCTCCGGGCTGAAGGACCCGCGCGACGCGGCCATCCTCTTCCTCATGATTGGCCTGGGCATGGCGTGTGGCCACGGGGCACTGGGATTGGCGGGCATGGGCACGCTCTTCGTGGCCGCGCTGCTGTGGGTGCTGGACCTGTTCAACCGCGAGGAGAAGAGCGCGCCCAAGCAGCGGATGCTGGTGTCCGCGCAGGCGGATGACCTGGTGGGCGCCGAGGCCACGCTGCGGCAGGCGCTGCGGGAGCGGAACGTGCTGGTGAAGAGCTGCGCGCTCGACTTCGACGGTCGGCGCGTGGAGCTGGAAGTGGAGGAGCCGGAGCCAGGCTCCCTGGCGGCGGCGCTGGGCCGGACGGAGGGGGCACCCCTGCGGGGGCTGCGGTGGACAGCGGTGAGCCCCAAAGGGGCACGGGAGGACATGGTATGA
- a CDS encoding VTC domain-containing protein, with protein MLSFAEGEVTKLRREFKLVLEEEATQALCGLLSQELGGHLPPPTRIVSVYFDRPGCPLASRALRTPDDCLKVRTKEYSPDLGAGGVQRVVVEVKRERRGLTQKRRVWVPRADLGRVLRGGAGLLPLIAGGSLIPVLAVTYKRHVYQATQSWRVTVDRDIAYHAITPELAMSQLALTAERLGPPQWMDHRVVVEVKHLGHVLPEWLASLNPGGAPAYSKFAEGMARVHAFVTDGVAGG; from the coding sequence ATGCTCTCGTTCGCCGAGGGGGAAGTCACCAAGCTCCGGCGTGAGTTCAAGCTGGTGCTGGAAGAGGAAGCGACGCAGGCCCTGTGCGGGCTGCTGTCGCAGGAGCTGGGGGGGCACCTGCCTCCGCCCACGCGCATCGTCTCTGTCTATTTCGACCGGCCGGGCTGTCCGCTGGCGTCGCGCGCGCTGCGCACGCCGGATGACTGCCTGAAGGTCCGGACCAAGGAGTACTCGCCGGACCTGGGTGCCGGCGGCGTGCAGCGGGTGGTGGTGGAGGTGAAGCGCGAGCGGCGGGGCCTGACGCAGAAGCGGCGGGTGTGGGTGCCGCGCGCGGACCTGGGCCGGGTGCTGCGCGGCGGCGCGGGCCTGCTGCCGCTCATCGCCGGGGGCAGCCTCATCCCGGTGCTGGCCGTCACCTACAAGCGGCACGTGTACCAGGCCACGCAGTCGTGGCGGGTGACGGTGGACCGGGACATCGCCTACCACGCGATTACGCCGGAGCTGGCGATGTCGCAGCTGGCGCTGACGGCGGAGCGGCTGGGGCCGCCCCAGTGGATGGACCACCGCGTCGTGGTGGAAGTGAAGCATCTCGGGCACGTGCTGCCCGAGTGGCTGGCGTCGCTCAATCCGGGCGGAGCGCCGGCATACAGCAAGTTCGCGGAAGGGATGGCGAGGGTGCACGCCTTCGTCACGGATGGGGTCGCAGGGGGATAG